A stretch of the Nitrospirota bacterium genome encodes the following:
- a CDS encoding DUF3800 domain-containing protein: protein MVYYFIDESGSGFSSEGIAILCCVVIDNLEEARSKITELRENILHDPRFERILGNFPSVGFHYTSDHIEIKNKFIELLKILTFQAYICFDPSVTCRSFNETYDRLFDRLIIDRLRDHKMNEINICFEEHNNNADRILTLRAIIKSKIVQIDRSERKVFEGSYFVRSAGKDEPCLSMADYICGIFGAHFKDLDNEKEAGMESLSERNFEDLRNKIRCIHDIKNNLFYSRRNPFP, encoded by the coding sequence ATGGTATATTATTTTATAGATGAATCTGGTAGTGGTTTCAGTTCAGAAGGCATTGCTATTTTATGTTGTGTTGTTATTGATAATCTGGAAGAAGCTCGTTCAAAAATTACTGAATTGAGGGAAAACATTCTTCACGATCCCCGTTTTGAAAGAATTTTAGGTAATTTCCCCAGTGTTGGTTTTCATTATACTAGTGACCACATTGAAATCAAAAATAAGTTCATAGAACTTTTGAAGATACTGACATTTCAGGCTTATATTTGTTTTGATCCATCGGTTACATGCCGATCTTTTAACGAAACTTATGATCGACTTTTTGACCGTCTTATTATCGATCGGCTTCGTGACCATAAAATGAACGAAATAAATATATGCTTTGAAGAACATAATAATAATGCGGATAGAATTTTGACACTAAGAGCTATAATTAAATCTAAGATTGTTCAAATAGATCGGTCTGAAAGAAAAGTCTTTGAAGGTTCATATTTTGTTCGGTCTGCTGGTAAAGATGAGCCTTGCTTATCTATGGCAGATTATATTTGTGGGATTTTTGGTGCACACTTTAAAGATTTAGATAATGAAAAAGAGGCAGGGATGGAAAGCCTTTCTGAAAGGAATTTTGAGGATTTAAGAAATAAGATTCGATGTATTCATGACATTAAGAATAATTTATTTTACTCTCGCAGGAACCCTTTCCCTTGA
- a CDS encoding restriction endonuclease, with protein MGKIEEARDILKMLGLPAEQQNEISALTLLALCGLKEKDSWKKAKRQTLTVTKGIMQFVARHYSRNYAPNTRETFRRQVLHQFVQAGIAEYNPDDSSLPTNSPRSHYAIAEPALTAIRSYGTSMWKHESTKLVSEQGSLVAMYNKKRSKTMVPVKLADGTVLKLSPGKHNDVQAAVIEQFAPRFAPGSVVLYMGDTSRKNLILDKQNLGDLGISLSDHGKLPDVVLFDSKKKWLFLIEAVTSHGPMTPKRTVELSSMFTKADIGLIYVSAFPDFSEFNKHVRKIAWDTEVWIVEFPEHMIHYNGDKFLGPR; from the coding sequence ATGGGTAAAATTGAAGAGGCTCGAGATATCCTGAAAATGCTAGGCCTGCCGGCAGAGCAGCAAAACGAGATATCGGCCCTTACCCTTCTGGCCCTCTGCGGTTTGAAAGAAAAAGATTCATGGAAAAAAGCGAAACGCCAGACTCTCACGGTAACAAAGGGCATTATGCAATTCGTTGCCAGGCATTACAGCAGAAACTATGCCCCTAACACCAGAGAGACCTTTCGTCGCCAGGTACTCCATCAGTTCGTTCAGGCAGGGATTGCTGAATACAATCCCGATGACTCTTCGCTCCCAACAAACAGCCCTCGTTCGCACTATGCAATCGCAGAACCAGCTCTGACTGCGATCAGGTCATACGGAACATCAATGTGGAAACATGAGTCAACAAAGCTCGTATCAGAACAGGGCAGTCTTGTTGCAATGTATAATAAAAAACGCTCAAAGACAATGGTGCCGGTAAAGCTCGCTGATGGGACTGTACTAAAATTATCCCCGGGAAAACATAATGATGTACAGGCAGCCGTTATTGAGCAGTTTGCCCCAAGGTTTGCACCTGGGTCTGTCGTCCTCTATATGGGCGATACCTCCCGAAAGAATCTTATCCTTGATAAACAGAACTTGGGCGACCTTGGTATTTCACTGAGTGATCATGGCAAACTTCCCGATGTCGTTCTTTTTGATTCAAAGAAAAAATGGTTGTTTCTAATTGAAGCCGTCACGTCCCATGGTCCGATGACTCCGAAACGGACTGTTGAACTCAGCAGCATGTTCACCAAGGCCGATATCGGACTGATATACGTCAGTGCATTCCCGGATTTTTCGGAATTTAATAAACACGTGAGGAAGATTGCATGGGATACGGAAGTGTGGATTGTTGAATTTCCTGAACATATGATTCATTACAACGGAGATAAATTCCTCGGCCCGCGATAG
- a CDS encoding RNA-directed DNA polymerase, whose amino-acid sequence MKKIKFSKIRDVNDLARSFGCSKDDFKIIESPSEAVSHYSRMLIPKKNRKNAGSYRVVYKVLNPKLRLLQKNISTALEYACFFPEYVQGFVRGRSIATNARHHLAKKCILNLDIKDFFESISQDRVIRVFEHIGCNSEIASILAKVCTINGYLPQGTSSSPIIANLVCKDMDEELNSLAMSYSINYSRYADDITFSGDACPQREEIEVILGRNNFRMNNEKFVMMKRGQNQYVTGLTVFDAESPRVPRKIKKQLRLILYYSKKYGIEDHLERIFADKVGCPYKKEFEKRKIEGWIGFLCSVEPPLGYKLKEQWLEIVK is encoded by the coding sequence ATGAAAAAAATAAAGTTCTCAAAAATCCGTGATGTTAATGACTTAGCAAGATCATTTGGCTGTAGCAAAGACGATTTCAAAATCATTGAATCACCTTCTGAGGCTGTCTCACACTATAGCCGAATGCTAATACCTAAAAAAAATAGAAAGAATGCTGGAAGTTATCGTGTTGTTTATAAGGTTTTAAATCCTAAGCTTAGATTATTACAAAAAAATATTTCTACTGCCTTAGAATATGCATGTTTCTTCCCTGAGTACGTTCAGGGGTTTGTTCGGGGAAGGTCTATAGCTACAAACGCAAGGCATCATTTGGCAAAGAAATGTATACTGAATTTGGATATTAAAGATTTCTTTGAGTCAATTTCTCAGGACAGGGTCATAAGGGTCTTTGAACATATAGGTTGTAACTCAGAGATTGCGTCCATTTTGGCAAAAGTTTGTACTATAAATGGCTACTTACCACAAGGTACTAGCTCAAGTCCGATAATTGCTAATTTGGTTTGTAAGGATATGGATGAGGAACTAAACAGCCTTGCTATGAGTTATTCTATAAATTATAGTCGTTATGCGGATGACATTACCTTTTCAGGTGATGCATGTCCACAACGTGAAGAGATTGAAGTAATACTTGGAAGAAACAATTTTAGAATGAATAATGAGAAGTTCGTTATGATGAAGCGTGGACAAAATCAATACGTCACAGGGTTAACTGTTTTTGACGCAGAGTCACCGAGAGTTCCTCGAAAGATTAAAAAACAATTGCGCCTAATTCTTTATTATTCAAAAAAATATGGTATAGAGGATCATCTTGAAAGAATATTCGCTGACAAAGTAGGTTGCCCGTATAAAAAAGAATTTGAAAAGAGGAAAATTGAAGGTTGGATTGGTTTTTTATGCTCAGTTGAGCCTCCTTTGGGTTATAAGTTAAAAGAACAATGGCTTGAAATAGTAAAATAG